One Brevibacterium spongiae DNA segment encodes these proteins:
- a CDS encoding agmatine deiminase family protein yields the protein MMTLHMPAETSAQDRVWMAFPSSGYALGDTATEAEAARSTWAAVARATSEFTPVTVVVTSAQTEHARRHLGEGITHEISIVEAELDDAWMRDIGPSFVVDDEGRLHAVDWVFNGWGGQEWAKWDHDEHIGRFVADLAETPVVSSQLRNEGGGFHVDGQGTVLATRSVQLDPGRNPGLTEADVEAEFARTIGAKKVIWLDRGLHRDNQTFGTRGHVDIVAAMPSPGVVLVHDQRNPEHPDYEFSRELMTQFAAETTADGVPFEVVPIPAPEVLRDDEGWVDYSYVNHLVTNGGVIACTFDDPMDAEAAAVLERVYPGRKVVGVDARELYARGGGIHCITQQQPSVG from the coding sequence ATGATGACCTTGCACATGCCGGCGGAGACTTCCGCCCAGGACCGTGTCTGGATGGCGTTCCCATCCTCCGGCTACGCGCTCGGCGACACGGCGACCGAAGCCGAAGCCGCCCGTTCCACATGGGCCGCCGTCGCCCGCGCCACGAGCGAATTCACCCCGGTCACGGTGGTCGTGACCAGTGCACAGACCGAGCATGCCCGGCGCCACCTCGGGGAGGGGATCACGCACGAGATCAGCATCGTCGAAGCCGAACTCGATGATGCATGGATGCGCGATATCGGTCCGAGCTTCGTCGTCGACGACGAGGGCCGGCTGCATGCCGTCGACTGGGTATTCAACGGATGGGGCGGCCAGGAGTGGGCGAAATGGGACCACGATGAGCACATCGGACGGTTCGTGGCGGACCTCGCAGAGACCCCGGTCGTGTCCTCACAGCTGCGCAACGAAGGCGGCGGATTCCACGTCGACGGGCAGGGCACGGTGCTCGCCACCCGCAGCGTGCAGCTCGACCCCGGCCGCAATCCTGGCCTGACCGAGGCCGACGTCGAGGCCGAATTCGCGCGCACGATCGGGGCGAAGAAGGTCATCTGGCTCGATCGCGGACTGCACCGGGACAACCAGACCTTCGGCACCCGGGGACATGTCGACATCGTCGCCGCGATGCCCAGCCCCGGGGTCGTCCTCGTCCACGATCAGCGCAATCCGGAGCACCCGGACTACGAATTCAGTCGCGAGCTGATGACGCAGTTCGCCGCCGAGACCACGGCTGATGGTGTGCCCTTCGAGGTGGTGCCCATTCCCGCCCCCGAGGTGCTGCGCGACGACGAGGGGTGGGTCGACTACTCCTATGTCAATCATCTGGTCACCAACGGCGGGGTCATCGCCTGCACCTTCGATGACCCGATGGACGCCGAGGCGGCCGCCGTCCTCGAGCGCGTCTACCCGGGTCGGAAGGTCGTCGGGGTCGATGCGCGCGAACTCTACGCCCGCGGCGGCGGGATCCACTGCATCACGCAGCAGCAGCCGAGCGTCGGCTGA
- a CDS encoding MFS transporter, which produces MTTGEPSPTSTRRTVTAVFLAGVSVFLVLYETQGLLPAIRGAYGIDGPTASLTVSATNVAMAVFLIPFSMLAPRIGHARQIGAGVIVAAILALVLPFTPTPELLIAVRFLQGVAIASVPATAMAYLSLRLPPKALPGAIGVYIAGNTIGGLCSRLLTGLASDLLGWHGGLAFTAVISLIFGLIVVWLLRHDLFKTSRSRAVHDAAPDTPADADGSPRPPRRVIPLRGGLWRIYLTGFLCMIVFGGSFTMLGTRLQQDPWNLSEGAVALFFLIYLVGTVVTTYYGRLATKYSRTRLTLIGMVVALAGAGLTLVDSLATIIIGMSLLTAGFFLGHTGASAAASAARPGVDSTRSAAIYLTVYYLGTSLGAWLSAVLFVDFAWPGVVAMCATSLIAVLVLTLTGAPIGFKKRN; this is translated from the coding sequence ATGACCACTGGTGAGCCGAGCCCGACGAGCACTCGGCGAACCGTCACCGCAGTCTTCTTGGCCGGTGTCTCCGTGTTCCTCGTCCTCTACGAGACGCAGGGTCTGCTGCCGGCCATCCGCGGGGCCTACGGCATCGACGGACCGACCGCGAGCCTGACCGTTTCGGCGACGAACGTGGCCATGGCGGTCTTCCTCATCCCGTTCTCGATGCTCGCCCCGCGCATCGGCCACGCACGCCAGATCGGTGCCGGTGTGATCGTCGCGGCGATCCTCGCCCTCGTCCTGCCCTTCACCCCGACTCCAGAGCTGCTCATCGCCGTCCGCTTCCTCCAGGGGGTGGCGATCGCCTCGGTGCCGGCCACAGCCATGGCCTACCTCTCCCTGCGTCTGCCGCCCAAGGCGCTGCCCGGCGCGATCGGCGTCTACATCGCCGGCAATACGATCGGCGGACTGTGCTCGCGACTGCTGACCGGTCTGGCCTCCGATCTGCTCGGCTGGCACGGCGGACTCGCCTTCACCGCCGTGATCTCTCTGATCTTCGGCCTCATCGTCGTCTGGCTGCTGCGCCACGATCTCTTCAAGACCTCCCGCAGCCGAGCAGTCCATGACGCTGCACCGGACACCCCCGCCGATGCGGACGGAAGCCCGCGGCCGCCTCGGCGAGTGATTCCTCTGCGTGGGGGACTGTGGCGGATCTACCTCACAGGGTTCCTGTGCATGATCGTCTTCGGCGGATCGTTCACGATGCTCGGCACCCGCCTGCAGCAGGATCCGTGGAACCTCAGCGAGGGCGCGGTCGCCCTGTTCTTCCTCATCTACCTCGTCGGCACCGTCGTGACCACCTACTACGGTCGATTGGCCACGAAGTACTCACGCACCAGGCTGACGCTCATCGGGATGGTCGTCGCGCTCGCCGGCGCGGGGCTGACTCTCGTCGATTCGCTCGCGACCATCATCATCGGCATGTCGCTGCTCACCGCCGGCTTCTTCCTCGGCCATACCGGCGCGTCCGCGGCCGCCAGCGCGGCCCGCCCCGGAGTCGACTCGACGCGTTCGGCAGCCATCTACCTCACCGTCTACTACCTCGGCACGAGCCTCGGCGCATGGCTGTCGGCGGTGCTGTTCGTCGACTTCGCCTGGCCCGGCGTCGTGGCGATGTGCGCGACCTCCCTCATCGCGGTCTTGGTCTTGACGCTGACGGGAGCTCCGATAGGGTTCAAGAAACGTAACTGA
- a CDS encoding NUDIX hydrolase, producing MIRDINPEGSDRSDTADAASRGPDVTDPEAVPIRPAVSVLMLRDGADGLEVFIQHRVSTMDFAAGVVVFPGGRVDPIDERTAPTIAVADPTVHTSAWADSTIAEAAEGWRVLLATAVREVEEETGAVLDPAGLVPWANWVTPLGRPKRFDTYFYVIAAPELAAAHHQTTEAHTSEWRSINGILADEAAGTLKLMRPTFVLLRDLSSFSSVAGVLGAERTIDPVRPDFPSTRGS from the coding sequence GTGATTCGAGACATCAACCCCGAGGGCTCCGACCGTTCGGATACGGCCGATGCTGCCAGTCGCGGACCCGACGTTACCGACCCCGAGGCGGTGCCTATCAGGCCCGCCGTGAGTGTGCTCATGCTCCGTGACGGTGCCGACGGTCTCGAGGTCTTCATCCAGCACCGGGTGTCGACGATGGACTTCGCCGCCGGCGTCGTCGTCTTCCCCGGCGGCCGCGTCGATCCGATCGATGAGAGGACCGCCCCGACGATCGCCGTCGCCGATCCGACAGTGCACACCTCGGCGTGGGCGGATTCGACCATCGCCGAGGCGGCCGAAGGGTGGCGCGTCCTGCTGGCCACCGCTGTGCGTGAGGTGGAGGAGGAGACCGGCGCGGTGCTCGATCCGGCCGGGCTCGTCCCCTGGGCGAACTGGGTGACGCCGCTGGGTCGACCCAAACGGTTCGACACCTACTTCTACGTCATCGCCGCCCCGGAGCTCGCCGCCGCCCATCATCAGACGACGGAGGCGCACACGAGCGAATGGCGTTCGATCAACGGCATCCTCGCCGATGAGGCCGCAGGCACGCTCAAGCTCATGCGTCCGACGTTCGTGCTGCTGCGTGACCTCTCGTCCTTCTCCTCGGTCGCCGGGGTGCTCGGGGCCGAACGCACCATCGATCCGGTGCGCCCGGACTTCCCCTCCACCCGCGGTTCCTGA
- a CDS encoding 3-oxoacyl-ACP synthase III codes for MANGNATFRHSNVALLGLTETLAPNEVTSDEFDERLADTLSSLKLPQGLLQRVAGVYARRNWDEPHQFAAGAVEAGKKALVEADVPADAIGLMVNTSVTREHLEPSVAVGVHAGIGLGPQAMNFDIANACLGFVNGMTLAANMIDAGQIEYALVVAGEDASRVQEATLRRLNRPNITREEYLNEFASLTLGSGAAAAVLGPADKHPEGHRILGGITRAATQHHALCVGDHNGMFTDAKGLLAGGMELVVAAWEEAHESGWEWKEMDRYVMHQVSDVHTNSITKAANLDPDRIPTTYQELGNVGPASLPITLAREADSLKPGDRVLCMGVGSGLNTAMTEIEW; via the coding sequence TTGGCGAACGGCAACGCAACATTTCGGCATTCGAACGTGGCCCTGCTCGGCCTGACCGAGACTCTGGCCCCGAACGAAGTGACCTCCGACGAATTCGACGAGCGCCTCGCCGATACCCTGTCCTCCCTCAAACTCCCTCAGGGTCTGCTCCAGCGAGTCGCCGGTGTCTACGCGCGCCGCAACTGGGACGAACCCCACCAGTTCGCCGCCGGTGCGGTCGAGGCCGGGAAGAAGGCCCTCGTCGAGGCGGATGTGCCGGCCGACGCCATCGGACTCATGGTCAACACCTCGGTCACCCGTGAACACCTCGAACCGTCTGTGGCCGTCGGCGTCCATGCCGGCATCGGCCTGGGTCCGCAGGCGATGAACTTCGACATCGCCAATGCCTGCCTCGGCTTCGTCAACGGCATGACCCTGGCCGCGAACATGATCGACGCCGGCCAGATCGAATACGCCCTCGTCGTCGCCGGCGAGGATGCCTCCCGCGTGCAGGAGGCGACGCTGCGCCGCCTCAACCGTCCCAACATCACCCGCGAGGAGTACCTCAACGAATTCGCGTCCCTGACGCTGGGCTCGGGTGCCGCGGCCGCCGTCCTCGGACCGGCCGACAAACACCCGGAAGGCCACCGCATCCTCGGCGGCATCACCCGTGCCGCGACTCAGCACCACGCTCTGTGCGTCGGTGACCACAACGGCATGTTCACCGACGCCAAGGGGCTGCTCGCCGGCGGGATGGAACTCGTCGTCGCCGCGTGGGAGGAAGCCCACGAGTCCGGGTGGGAGTGGAAGGAGATGGACCGCTACGTCATGCACCAGGTCTCCGATGTCCACACGAATTCGATCACGAAGGCAGCGAACCTCGACCCCGACCGGATCCCCACGACCTACCAGGAACTGGGCAACGTCGGCCCCGCATCTCTGCCCATCACGCTTGCCCGTGAGGCCGATTCGCTCAAACCCGGCGACCGCGTCCTCTGCATGGGAGTCGGCTCCGGCCTCAACACCGCAATGACCGAGATCGAGTGGTAG
- a CDS encoding FMN-binding glutamate synthase family protein, with amino-acid sequence MKRQFPIVRIVSGESAGKQIAGLAATASAIGLGALAAWDLTQKKHSILRNYPIAGHARFLLESIRPEIQQYFIERNWDGRPFNRDTRTTIYERSKGTHSEHAFGTEHDVDRAGYEALMHSAMPIPNPPRPPRVRIGGSECTQPYDISLLNVSAMSFGSLSNNAIRALNKGAALGGFAHDTGEGSISPYHREHGGDLIWELGTAYFGARTEDGRFDPETFAEKAQDPQVKMVSLKLSQGAKPGIGGVLPGAKVTEEIAEIRGIPVGQTCISPPGHSVFSNPIELLQFVQQMRTLSGGKPAGFKLCVGSRTEFLSIVKAMVETEILPDFIIVDGSEGGTGAAPLEFEDNVGLPLTQGLMIVHNALVGAGLRKKIKVGASGKIATGTDIVKRLIQGADFTNSARAMMMAVGCIQAQVCHTGKCPVGVATQNPRRARAIDVPSKAERVRNYHDGVVAEAVRLMASMGAASPEELEPTMLRRNVSGSESWSYARLYDWLEPGELLNGAPQDWADDWATARADTFTIPRGHSR; translated from the coding sequence ATGAAACGGCAATTCCCCATTGTCCGGATCGTCAGCGGCGAATCGGCAGGCAAGCAGATCGCAGGTCTGGCGGCGACCGCCTCGGCGATCGGACTCGGCGCACTCGCTGCATGGGATCTCACCCAGAAGAAGCATTCGATCCTGCGCAACTATCCGATCGCCGGACATGCTCGGTTCCTGCTCGAGTCGATCCGGCCGGAGATCCAGCAGTACTTCATCGAACGCAACTGGGACGGTCGCCCGTTCAACCGCGACACCCGCACCACGATCTACGAACGCTCCAAGGGCACCCACTCCGAGCACGCCTTCGGCACCGAACACGACGTCGACCGGGCCGGCTACGAAGCGCTCATGCACTCGGCGATGCCGATCCCCAACCCGCCGCGTCCCCCGCGCGTGCGCATCGGCGGCAGCGAATGCACTCAGCCGTATGACATCTCACTGCTCAACGTCTCGGCGATGAGCTTCGGTTCGCTGAGCAACAACGCGATTCGCGCCCTGAACAAGGGCGCGGCGCTGGGCGGGTTCGCCCATGACACCGGCGAAGGGTCGATCTCGCCGTACCACCGCGAGCACGGCGGCGACCTCATCTGGGAGCTCGGCACCGCGTACTTCGGTGCACGCACCGAAGACGGCAGGTTCGACCCCGAGACCTTCGCCGAGAAGGCCCAGGACCCGCAGGTGAAGATGGTCTCGCTCAAGCTCTCGCAGGGGGCGAAGCCGGGCATCGGCGGTGTGCTGCCCGGTGCGAAGGTCACCGAGGAGATCGCCGAGATCCGCGGCATCCCCGTCGGCCAGACCTGCATCAGCCCGCCCGGGCACAGTGTGTTCTCGAACCCGATCGAGTTGCTGCAGTTCGTCCAGCAGATGCGCACGCTCTCGGGTGGGAAGCCTGCCGGCTTCAAGCTCTGCGTCGGTTCGCGCACGGAGTTCCTCTCGATCGTCAAGGCCATGGTCGAGACCGAGATCCTGCCGGACTTCATCATCGTCGACGGCTCCGAAGGCGGCACCGGTGCAGCACCGTTGGAGTTCGAGGACAATGTGGGGCTGCCGCTGACACAGGGACTGATGATCGTGCACAACGCACTCGTCGGTGCGGGTCTGCGCAAGAAGATCAAGGTCGGGGCCTCGGGCAAGATCGCCACCGGCACGGACATCGTCAAACGCCTCATCCAGGGAGCGGACTTCACGAACTCCGCGCGCGCGATGATGATGGCTGTCGGCTGCATCCAGGCCCAGGTCTGCCATACCGGCAAATGCCCGGTCGGCGTGGCCACACAGAATCCGCGGCGAGCGCGTGCCATCGATGTGCCCAGCAAGGCCGAACGCGTGCGCAATTATCACGATGGGGTCGTCGCCGAGGCGGTGCGTCTCATGGCATCGATGGGTGCGGCCAGCCCGGAGGAGCTGGAGCCGACCATGCTGCGCCGCAATGTCTCGGGGTCCGAGTCCTGGTCCTACGCCCGCCTGTACGACTGGCTGGAGCCGGGCGAACTGCTCAATGGTGCTCCCCAGGACTGGGCCGACGACTGGGCGACAGCCCGCGCCGACACCTTCACCATCCCTCGCGGCCACAGCCGCTGA
- a CDS encoding 3-oxoacyl-ACP reductase, translating to MSNAQAFTSEALPLDEQVVLVTGAGRGLGSAIAKAFAIEGAALVINYRYSAEAAEELAEAVRARGGRAVAIAADVTDSRAVDAMFRSAAAEFGAPVSTVINNALADFSFNGDERQPADEIDYSDFADQFRGSVEGAVNTVQAAMSGFREIGSGRVVNIGTNLFQDPVVPYHDYTAGKAALLSLTRTFAKDLGPVGVRVNMVSGGLLRTTDASAATPEEVFDQIAAASALRRVTTPEEFASAVVFFASPASRAVTGQNLIVDNGLVMN from the coding sequence ATGAGCAACGCCCAGGCTTTCACTTCCGAGGCACTGCCACTCGATGAGCAGGTAGTGCTCGTCACCGGAGCCGGGCGCGGCCTGGGTTCGGCGATCGCGAAGGCCTTCGCGATCGAGGGGGCGGCGCTGGTCATCAATTATCGGTACTCGGCGGAGGCTGCAGAAGAGCTCGCCGAGGCGGTCCGCGCTCGCGGTGGACGTGCCGTGGCCATCGCGGCCGATGTCACCGACTCCCGTGCCGTCGATGCGATGTTCAGATCCGCAGCCGCCGAGTTCGGGGCACCGGTGTCCACGGTGATCAACAATGCGCTGGCGGACTTCTCATTCAACGGCGACGAACGCCAACCGGCCGACGAGATCGACTATTCGGACTTCGCCGACCAGTTCCGCGGTTCCGTCGAAGGCGCGGTCAACACGGTCCAGGCCGCGATGTCCGGTTTCCGTGAGATCGGGTCCGGACGGGTCGTCAACATCGGGACGAACCTGTTCCAGGACCCTGTCGTGCCGTATCACGACTACACCGCGGGCAAGGCGGCCCTGCTGTCGCTGACCAGGACCTTCGCGAAGGACCTCGGTCCCGTCGGAGTGCGGGTGAACATGGTCTCCGGTGGTCTGCTGCGCACCACCGACGCATCTGCGGCGACACCTGAGGAAGTCTTCGACCAGATCGCGGCGGCCAGTGCGCTGCGGCGGGTGACCACCCCGGAGGAGTTCGCCTCGGCGGTGGTGTTCTTCGCCTCGCCGGCCTCCCGTGCGGTGACCGGTCAGAACCTCATCGTCGACAACGGCCTGGTCATGAACTGA
- a CDS encoding TM2 domain-containing protein, translated as MTATTEIPAISSSARADESTALHSPGESALPLSSVTPLSPLPPLGCDEAPDASGNRSFVVTWLLSLLFGFLGLDRFYTGRYSTGAMKALSLGGLGIWWIIDLGMVLAGGLRYGSSALRGYARDKEIAWIGTGLTLIVAYSLQVDALIGSLLTGLL; from the coding sequence ATGACCGCGACCACCGAGATACCCGCGATCTCCTCCTCCGCGCGCGCCGACGAATCCACCGCACTCCACTCCCCTGGCGAATCTGCCCTCCCCCTGTCCTCCGTCACTCCTCTGTCTCCCCTGCCACCGCTCGGATGCGACGAGGCCCCGGACGCTTCCGGCAACCGGTCGTTCGTCGTCACCTGGCTGCTGTCCCTGCTCTTCGGCTTCCTCGGCCTGGATCGGTTCTACACCGGCCGGTACTCGACGGGCGCGATGAAGGCGCTCAGCCTCGGCGGGTTGGGGATCTGGTGGATCATCGATCTCGGCATGGTCCTGGCCGGCGGTCTTCGGTACGGTTCGTCTGCGCTGCGCGGTTATGCACGCGATAAGGAGATCGCGTGGATCGGCACCGGACTGACGCTCATCGTCGCCTATTCGCTGCAGGTGGATGCGCTCATCGGGTCGCTGCTGACCGGACTGCTCTGA
- the cls gene encoding cardiolipin synthase, with translation MSSFGIYPFINIDSAWPNWVIVTLLLIDLIIRIIALGWIPHNRKPSVALGWLLAIFLIPYVGIAAFLLLGSSKLPKRRRDKQARINDLIRDQIKNRAILGQKDHMPEPLSTAAQLNFDLGALPMTHGNFFDLHVDNHACMDAMADAVDRASRFVHFEFYIVAIDDTTRRLLDSLLAAHERGVNVRILIDHVGSLGYPGYSELVKRLDSSGVSWRRALPIRPWRGEYQRPDLRNHRKILVVDGEVAFTGSQNIIDRSYNKARNRRKGFQWKDLSLECRGPVVEELDAVFITDWYSETDEIVDEPDSFELDVPESGGIQAQVVPSGPGFEDENNLRLFNHLIYNANRTVVVCSPYFVPDESLLHALTTEARSGVDVRLYVGETSDHWLTHKAQQSYYDELVRAGVRIFMYHAPTVLHSKFLIIDDEVSIVGSSNMDERSFAMNLEVTMFIVNKEFTSRMYALEAERYAPNSVELDAEEWESRSLLKKYVENVARLTSSLL, from the coding sequence ATGAGCAGCTTCGGAATCTATCCGTTCATCAACATCGATTCGGCATGGCCGAATTGGGTGATCGTCACCCTCCTGCTGATCGATCTCATCATCCGCATCATCGCGCTCGGATGGATTCCGCACAACCGCAAACCCTCGGTCGCGCTCGGGTGGCTGCTCGCGATCTTCCTCATCCCCTATGTCGGCATCGCGGCGTTCCTGCTGCTGGGTTCGTCGAAGCTGCCGAAGCGGCGGCGGGACAAGCAGGCGAGGATCAACGACCTCATCCGCGATCAGATCAAGAATCGGGCGATCCTCGGGCAGAAGGACCATATGCCCGAACCGCTGAGCACCGCCGCGCAGCTCAACTTCGACCTCGGCGCCCTGCCGATGACCCACGGCAACTTCTTCGACCTCCATGTCGACAATCACGCCTGCATGGATGCGATGGCCGACGCCGTCGACCGGGCGAGCCGATTCGTGCACTTCGAGTTCTACATCGTCGCCATCGACGACACGACGAGGCGGCTGCTCGACTCGCTGCTGGCCGCGCACGAGCGCGGGGTGAACGTGCGCATCCTCATCGACCATGTCGGTTCACTGGGCTATCCGGGGTATTCGGAACTCGTCAAGAGACTCGATTCGTCGGGCGTCAGCTGGCGACGGGCGCTGCCGATCCGGCCGTGGCGGGGCGAGTATCAGCGCCCGGACCTGCGCAACCACCGCAAGATCCTCGTCGTCGACGGTGAGGTCGCGTTCACCGGTTCCCAGAACATCATCGACCGCTCCTACAACAAGGCGCGCAACCGGCGGAAGGGCTTCCAGTGGAAGGACCTCTCGCTCGAGTGTCGGGGCCCGGTCGTCGAAGAGCTCGATGCCGTGTTCATCACCGACTGGTATTCGGAGACCGACGAGATCGTCGACGAACCCGACAGCTTCGAACTCGACGTCCCCGAATCCGGCGGAATCCAAGCCCAGGTGGTGCCCTCGGGGCCGGGATTCGAAGACGAGAACAACCTGCGGCTGTTCAACCACCTCATCTACAACGCGAACCGCACCGTCGTCGTGTGCTCACCCTACTTCGTGCCCGACGAATCGCTGCTGCACGCGCTGACGACCGAAGCACGCTCGGGTGTCGATGTGCGCCTCTACGTCGGTGAGACGAGCGACCACTGGCTGACACACAAGGCGCAGCAGTCCTATTACGACGAACTCGTGCGCGCCGGGGTGCGGATCTTCATGTACCACGCGCCGACGGTGCTGCACTCGAAGTTCCTCATCATCGACGACGAGGTCTCGATCGTCGGCTCCTCGAACATGGACGAACGCTCCTTCGCCATGAACCTCGAGGTCACGATGTTCATCGTCAACAAGGAATTCACTTCTCGCATGTACGCGCTCGAAGCCGAACGCTACGCCCCGAACTCCGTCGAACTCGACGCAGAGGAATGGGAGAGTCGGTCCCTGCTGAAGAAGTATGTGGAGAACGTGGCCCGGCTGACGAGCTCACTGCTCTAG
- a CDS encoding dienelactone hydrolase family protein, giving the protein MTALVLLHSALGRTSGMDAIAERFVLAGHTVHTPDVYAGRTFTTAEEGVAHSQEVGFTTLVDRVTEACAELGDDQIVFGGFSLGAALAQQMGKNDPRACGALLFHGGGFPKPTRWQAGVPVQAHFAVDDEWRSPGTIETLLESATRAGAQAEYFLYPGDSHLFADPTSPDYREDNAELLYERALTFLDRF; this is encoded by the coding sequence ATGACTGCCCTTGTCCTACTCCATTCCGCTCTGGGGCGCACGTCCGGCATGGATGCCATCGCCGAACGCTTCGTCCTCGCCGGGCACACCGTCCACACTCCCGATGTCTACGCAGGCAGAACCTTCACCACCGCCGAGGAGGGTGTGGCCCACTCGCAGGAGGTCGGCTTCACCACGCTCGTGGATCGAGTGACAGAGGCCTGTGCCGAACTCGGAGACGACCAGATCGTCTTCGGCGGATTCTCGTTGGGAGCGGCACTCGCCCAGCAGATGGGAAAGAACGATCCTCGGGCGTGCGGTGCCCTGCTCTTCCACGGCGGCGGCTTCCCGAAGCCGACCCGCTGGCAGGCGGGAGTGCCGGTGCAGGCCCACTTCGCGGTCGACGACGAATGGCGCAGCCCCGGCACGATCGAGACCCTCCTCGAATCAGCGACTCGAGCCGGCGCACAGGCCGAGTACTTCCTCTACCCCGGTGATTCGCACCTGTTCGCTGATCCGACGTCCCCGGACTACCGGGAGGACAACGCCGAGCTGCTCTACGAACGGGCACTGACCTTCCTCGACCGCTTCTGA
- a CDS encoding enoyl-CoA hydratase-related protein, whose product MPPTTHSTVVCSITDGVAHVEIDRAEKLNSLTREVFEDLVEAGLELKDSPEAKAVILSGRGRAFSAGLDFTEMSRIAEAGAATRSTAEEAAEKSAGAAAGIEDAGPEDAGSVGTVVNVGERLGSARALAQKAVHVWSLVDVPVIAAVRGAALGGGLQIALGADIRIAGQDAKLSLMELNWGIIPDMCGTQLLPRLVGPGQAKKLIATAATIGPEEALRIGLVEEVVEDPIARAQELAAQIAGQSRSALVWAKCLVDLSYDSELSVGLDAEQEALAQLLGTEEQKQVVAARLAAMKARAKG is encoded by the coding sequence ATGCCCCCGACCACGCATTCGACCGTCGTCTGTTCGATCACCGACGGCGTCGCCCACGTCGAGATCGATCGGGCCGAGAAGCTCAATTCCCTCACCCGTGAGGTCTTCGAAGACCTCGTCGAGGCGGGGCTGGAGCTCAAGGACTCACCCGAGGCCAAGGCCGTCATCCTGTCCGGTCGGGGACGTGCGTTCAGCGCGGGCCTCGACTTCACCGAAATGTCACGCATCGCCGAGGCGGGAGCAGCGACCCGCTCGACCGCCGAGGAAGCGGCTGAGAAGTCCGCCGGAGCAGCCGCCGGCATCGAGGATGCCGGACCCGAAGATGCCGGATCCGTGGGCACCGTCGTCAACGTCGGTGAACGTCTCGGTTCCGCCCGGGCACTGGCGCAGAAGGCCGTGCACGTGTGGTCGCTCGTCGACGTCCCCGTCATCGCGGCGGTTCGCGGAGCGGCGCTCGGCGGCGGGCTGCAGATCGCCTTGGGCGCCGACATCCGCATCGCCGGACAGGATGCGAAGCTCTCGCTCATGGAACTCAATTGGGGCATCATCCCCGATATGTGCGGCACCCAGCTGCTGCCCAGGCTCGTCGGACCCGGGCAGGCGAAGAAGCTCATCGCCACCGCGGCGACGATCGGGCCCGAGGAAGCTCTGCGGATCGGTCTTGTCGAGGAGGTCGTCGAGGACCCGATCGCACGGGCCCAGGAACTGGCCGCGCAGATCGCCGGGCAGTCGCGTTCGGCGCTGGTGTGGGCGAAGTGCCTGGTCGACCTCTCCTATGACTCCGAGCTCAGCGTCGGCCTCGACGCCGAGCAGGAAGCGCTGGCACAGCTGTTGGGCACCGAGGAGCAGAAGCAGGTCGTGGCCGCCCGTCTGGCCGCGATGAAGGCCCGCGCGAAGGGCTGA